Proteins encoded in a region of the Gigantopelta aegis isolate Gae_Host chromosome 13, Gae_host_genome, whole genome shotgun sequence genome:
- the LOC121387779 gene encoding zinc finger protein 431-like, protein MDQPVIEVDSYDIKQVNLERKTRDMDQPVIEVDSYDIKQADTEANDCGINQSDKKANDPDINQTHEEADINILRGIGEPDNNDIKQAEVGDTTDIKTECGYSVEKPFMCKICAERFSNIEHLQRHIIAHVQTSNAQYLERYISAYVGDAPFECNICKIHYATTILLERDVARHLGRKAATCELCSTSFVCDKTLQAHKRIHCNVRSFECQVCHKCFKSKYVLKNHQLNHSDEKPYTCEVCGKRFKWIASYRSHIVIHSNKKNRYKCGLCSKAYDVKENLKLHQTVNHLNVKFQCDLCYKSFQAPYYLKRHVRYFHTNEKPFKCEVCSRAFKMAAWLRRHMQVHNKPDLKCDVCSKRYKFAKVFERHKLVHNAGGRKYFQCDQCPKRYDTRPNLKAHQSVIHLKVNYTCDVCSKSFTSLYYMRNHRTIHFDEVKIVCDICSKRFISKSALRQHMSIHSSQRFKCQECTKTYKSKCTLRVHTMSHKTGKPYKCEVCSTCFLAHSQYQQHLNIHTGLKPYTCKICSLDFPMRRYLTTHMHTHTDKYKCDVCSKSFRSRNILNTHQWVHTGVKPFLCEFCSDGFASAKSLKYHMTTHLKEKEFLCKVCSKSFVDAKDFRSHMKIHPKEKEFLCEVCSKSFVAVQNLKNHMKTHSKEKEFLCKVCSKSFVSAQNLKNHMKTHSKEKEFLCKVCSKSFIAARNLKNHMKTHSKEK, encoded by the coding sequence ATGGATCAGCCAGTCATTGAAGTAGACAGCTATGACATTAAACAGGTAAATCTTGAAAGAAAGACTCGTGACATGGATCAGCCAGTCATTGAAGTAGATAGCTATGACATTAAACAGGCAGACACAGAAGCAAACGACTGTGGTATCAACCAATCAGACAAAAAAGCAAATGACCCTGACATTAACCAGACACACGAGGAAGCAGATATTAACATTTTGCGAGGAATCGGTGAACCTGATAACAATGACATTAAACAAGCAGAAGTAGGAGACACCACAGACATTAAGACTGAGTGTGGTTACAGTGTGGAGAAGCCATTTATGTGCAAGATATGTGCAGAACGTTTCTCAAACATTGAGCATCTTCAAAGACACATCATTGCCCATGTACAAACCTCTAATGCACAGTATCTCGAAAGATATATTTCTGCCTATGTTGGGGATGCTCCATTCGagtgtaatatttgtaaaatacattatgCAACTACTATTCTGCTTGAGAGAGATGTCGCAAGACATCTTGGCAGAAAAGCAGCTACCTGTGAGTTATGTTCAACGTCATTTGTATGTGACAAGACTCTACAGGCACATAAGCGAATCCATTGTAATGTCAGATCGTTTGAATGTCAAGTTTGTCACAAATGCTTTAAGTCAAAATATGTCTTGAAAAACCATCAGTTGAATCATTCAGATGAAAAACCGTATACATGTGAAGTTTGTGGCAAACGCTTTAAATGGATTGCTTCCTATAGAAGCCACATTGTCATTCATTCTAATAAGAAAAATCGTTACAAGTGTGGACTGTGCTCTAAAGCTTATGATGTTAAAGAAAACCTCAAATTACATCAAACGGTGAATCACTTAAATGTGAAATTCCAGTGTGATCTTTGTTACAAAAGTTTTCAAGCACCCTATTATCTAAAGAGACATGTCAGATATTTTCATACGAATGAAAAACCTTTTAAATGTGAAGTTTGTTCAAGAGCTTTTAAGATGGCTGCCTGGTTAAGACGTCATATGCAGGTTCACAATAAGCCTGATCTCAAATGTGATGTCTGCTCAAAACGTTATAAGTTTGCTAAAGTGTTTGAGCGGCATAAGCTGGTTCACAATGCTGGAGGTAGAAAATATTTTCAGTGTGACCAATGTCCTAAAAGGTATGATACAAGACCTAATCTCAAGGCACACCAGTCGGTGATTCATTTAAAGGTGAATTATACATGTGATGTTTGTTCAAAATCCTTCACATCATTATATTACATGAGGAATCACAGAACCATCCATTTCGATGAAGTAAAGATTGTCTGTGATATCTGTTCTAAGAGATTTATTAGCAAATCAGCTTTGCGACAACATATGTCTATCCATTCCAGTCAGAGATTCAAATGTCAGGAGTGCACAAAGACTTACAAGTCGAAGTGTACTCTCAGGGTCCACACCATGAGTCATAAGACAGGAAAGCCATACAAGTGTGAAGTCTGCTCAACATGTTTCTTAGCGCATTCCCAGTATCAACAGCACTTGAACATACACACTGGACTGAAACCATACACTTGCAAGATCTGTTCCCTTGACTTTCCAATGCGCCGTTACCTCACAACACACATGCATACTCACACAGACAAATACAAATGCGATGTTTGTTCCAAGTCGTTTAGATCCCGCAACATTCTTAATACACATCAGTGGGTCCACACTGGGGTGAAACCATTTTTGTGTGAATTTTGTTCAGATGGTTTTGCGTCTGCTAAGAGTCTTAAATATCATATGACAACTCACTTGAAAGAGAAAGAGTTTTTGTGCAAAGTTTGTTCAAAGAGTTTTGTTGATGCTAAGGATTTTAGATCTCATATGAAAATTCATCCTAAAGAAAAAGAGTTTTTGTGCGAAGTTTGTTCGAAGAGTTTTGTTGCTGTGCAGAATCTTAAAAATCATATGAAGACTCATTCTAAAGAAAAAGAGTTTTTGTGTAAAGTTTGTTCGAAGAGTTTTGTTTCTGCGCAGAATCTTAAAAATCATATGAAGACTCATTCTAAAGAAAAAGAGTTTTTGTGTAAAGTTTGTTCAAAGAGTTTTATTGCTGCTCGGAATCTTAAAAATCATATGAAGACTCATTCTaaagaaaaatag